A single region of the Variovorax paradoxus genome encodes:
- the cysT gene encoding sulfate ABC transporter permease subunit CysT, giving the protein MSGAVSSALPSAGAPLSHVNRAGGSRRVLPGFHITLGFSIFYLCLIVLIPLSALVFKTFTLSWEQFWVAVTAPRVMASYRLTFGASLLAAMVNAVFGLLVAWVLVRYRFPGKRIVDALVDLPFALPTAVAGISLTALLAGNGWIGQLLEPHGIKLAFTPAGIVIALIFIGLPFVVRTVQPVLEDAEKELEEAATSLGATRLQTFTKVIFPSIAPALFTGFAMAFARAIGEYGSVIFIAGNMPMISEITPLIIIGKLEQYDFAGATAVALVMLVISFILLLVINGLQAWQRRRAGA; this is encoded by the coding sequence ATGAGCGGCGCTGTTTCTTCGGCGCTCCCGTCCGCGGGAGCGCCGCTTTCGCATGTGAACCGGGCAGGGGGCTCCAGGCGGGTGCTGCCGGGCTTTCACATTACGCTCGGCTTCTCGATTTTCTATCTCTGCCTGATCGTCCTGATCCCGCTGTCGGCGCTGGTCTTCAAGACCTTCACGCTGAGCTGGGAGCAGTTCTGGGTGGCCGTGACCGCGCCGCGCGTCATGGCCTCTTACCGGCTCACGTTCGGCGCATCACTGCTCGCGGCCATGGTGAACGCGGTGTTCGGCCTGCTGGTGGCCTGGGTGCTGGTGCGCTACAGGTTTCCGGGCAAGCGCATCGTCGATGCGCTGGTCGACCTGCCGTTTGCACTGCCCACGGCGGTGGCCGGCATCTCACTGACCGCGCTGCTCGCGGGCAACGGCTGGATCGGCCAGCTTCTCGAGCCGCACGGCATCAAACTGGCGTTCACGCCGGCTGGCATCGTGATTGCGTTGATCTTCATCGGGCTGCCGTTCGTGGTGCGCACCGTGCAGCCGGTGCTCGAAGACGCCGAAAAAGAGCTTGAAGAAGCTGCTACCTCGCTCGGCGCGACACGCCTTCAGACTTTCACGAAAGTGATCTTCCCGTCGATTGCGCCCGCGCTGTTCACGGGCTTTGCAATGGCTTTCGCGCGGGCCATCGGCGAATACGGCTCGGTGATTTTCATTGCCGGCAACATGCCGATGATTTCGGAAATCACGCCGCTCATCATCATCGGCAAGCTCGAGCAATACGACTTTGCCGGCGCAACCGCGGTCGCACTGGTGATGCTGGTGATTTCGTTCATCCTGCTGCTCGTCATCAACGGCTTGCAAGCCTGGCAGCGCCGCCGCGCAGGAGCTTGA